One Weissella ceti DNA window includes the following coding sequences:
- the gpsB gene encoding cell division regulator GpsB — translation MENVLHTREQILRKDFKKTRIGTGYEMADVDSFLDEIMADYQAFQNNMDQLEAQNASLKSQVAELTKQLSAAQMAEPTPAAPTKVAQPTVAANTNMDILKRLSNLERRVFGVSSESTKNTDASAPVTKIVSEDTTKTLN, via the coding sequence ATGGAAAATGTATTGCACACACGTGAACAAATTTTACGTAAAGATTTTAAAAAGACACGTATTGGAACTGGGTACGAAATGGCTGATGTTGATTCATTTTTGGATGAAATCATGGCAGACTATCAAGCATTCCAAAACAATATGGATCAACTTGAAGCTCAAAATGCTAGTTTGAAGAGCCAAGTTGCAGAATTGACTAAGCAACTATCTGCAGCACAAATGGCAGAACCAACACCAGCAGCACCTACTAAGGTTGCACAACCGACAGTTGCTGCTAACACTAACATGGACATTTTGAAGCGTCTATCTAATTTGGAACGTCGTGTGTTCGGGGTTTCATCTGAATCAACGAAAAATACTGATGCTTCAGCACCAGTTACAAAAATTGTTTCAGAAGACACTACTAAAACCTTAAATTAA
- a CDS encoding DUF1273 domain-containing protein, which produces MDRLWITGFRQHELGIFKEKDPKVTVIKYALRKVLQNELENGLNWLIVGGQSGIETWAIEVGLELKAEYPEFQIALMTPFTDFGANWKEERQTKLSTLKTQVDFTQSVSQEKYTNPTQLKQYQRFMLEHTDKAVIFYDDVAENASVRYDVWAAKKYQELVDYSIRYIDFERLQDYATEYQENTLY; this is translated from the coding sequence ATGGATCGATTGTGGATTACAGGATTTCGCCAACATGAATTAGGGATTTTTAAAGAGAAAGATCCTAAGGTCACGGTAATCAAGTATGCCTTACGAAAAGTTTTACAAAATGAACTTGAGAACGGGTTAAATTGGCTGATTGTTGGTGGACAATCAGGTATTGAAACCTGGGCTATCGAAGTTGGGTTAGAACTAAAAGCTGAATACCCTGAGTTTCAGATTGCCTTAATGACACCTTTTACGGATTTCGGTGCCAATTGGAAAGAAGAACGTCAGACTAAATTATCAACCTTGAAAACACAAGTGGATTTTACGCAAAGTGTTTCACAAGAAAAATATACAAATCCAACGCAATTAAAGCAATATCAAAGGTTCATGTTAGAACATACGGACAAGGCGGTTATTTTTTACGATGATGTTGCAGAAAATGCAAGTGTACGTTATGACGTATGGGCTGCAAAAAAATATCAAGAACTGGTTGATTATTCAATTAGATATATCGACTTTGAACGACTTCAAGATTATGCAACTGAATACCAAGAAAACACGCTATATTAA
- the recU gene encoding Holliday junction resolvase RecU, translated as MTFNYPNGQPYTGPKRTAKSSLSLGTSNRGMTLEGDINVANQYYLETGRAVIHKKPTPIQIVKVNYPERAAAKITEAYFTQASTTDYNGLYSGRYIDFDAKETANKQSFPLKNVHAHQVAHLRQIHTQHGLAVFIIRFTARQETFVIPATLLFQYWDNQENGRKSIPYDAFVEHGVLVTPGLQIQAPYLDAIDQLLAKGEQNG; from the coding sequence ATGACATTCAATTATCCGAATGGGCAACCATACACTGGTCCTAAACGAACAGCGAAATCATCACTGTCATTAGGCACAAGTAATCGTGGGATGACTCTGGAAGGAGACATTAATGTTGCGAATCAGTATTACCTTGAAACTGGACGTGCAGTTATTCATAAGAAACCTACACCCATCCAAATCGTTAAGGTAAACTATCCTGAACGCGCTGCTGCTAAAATTACAGAAGCCTATTTTACCCAGGCCTCAACTACTGACTACAATGGCCTCTACTCCGGTCGGTACATTGACTTTGATGCAAAAGAGACTGCTAATAAGCAATCATTTCCGTTAAAGAATGTACACGCCCATCAAGTTGCTCATTTACGTCAAATCCACACCCAACATGGGTTGGCAGTTTTCATCATTCGTTTCACGGCTCGCCAAGAAACGTTTGTTATTCCCGCGACCCTATTATTCCAATATTGGGACAATCAAGAGAATGGTCGGAAATCTATTCCATATGATGCATTTGTTGAACATGGTGTTTTAGTAACACCTGGACTACAAATTCAGGCCCCCTATCTTGACGCAATTGATCAATTGTTAGCTAAAGGAGAACAAAATGGCTGA
- a CDS encoding transglycosylase domain-containing protein, translating to MADEHSRMKRNTRKSSASTANKKSQKKKARQGGSRPKRILRNTLLIGSTVAVIGMAAGGAMFTYYAATAPQITDAALRGTSQTQLLDSEGRVFYTTGNQTRQVAKTSELPKELRDAVVAIEDRRFYQHHGVDPRRIIGATFANIIGSSLGLQGGSTLTQQLVKLTVFSTASADQTIKRKAQEAYLATKVEKEYSKNDILTLYMNKVYMGNGVYGMKTAAKYYYGKAVSDLTPPEIALLAGLPQSPSGYDPYTNPEGATKRRNDVLSAMATYGTISDKEAKEYMKTSVTKGLTDSHPESEASVENAKVSDAYITSTLNELTRLGYEPARDGLKVKTNLNSKIQERAYQITNGEEAVAWPNDDVQVGLTVTDPKNGGVLAQIGGRKTDHVFGLNRATQRSRSAGSTAKPIVDYGPAIEYLNWPTYRALDDKKYTYPGTDVPVNNWDNKFEGPMTMREALAKSRNIPAIQTFEEVGTERSSKFLEGLGINIKPADMIAGNAIGIDISSEQEAAAFSAFSNGGQYFKPTYVSSLQDQAGVTKDFTPSGTTAMTSATAFMTNSMMQSVISDSYANIVATSAYAQAGKTGVVGYDTDIQVPDGAASDAWFTGFTKSATISTWVGYDQPNVPGHYLMRGEEQYLPLRTYSALMNYIMSGEVLKDTDGTPWETPNSVNTVTKYGKTEYEVSGATFNDPGLNIGAPAPSRPSKKSSSEKSSTSSEEESSSSSSEKKTSVTESSSSATSQSERKARRQAASSQPA from the coding sequence ATGGCTGATGAACATTCACGCATGAAGCGTAATACACGAAAATCTTCCGCTTCCACGGCGAATAAGAAAAGTCAAAAGAAAAAGGCTCGCCAAGGTGGCAGCCGCCCGAAGCGTATTTTACGTAACACTTTATTGATTGGTTCTACCGTTGCTGTCATCGGAATGGCAGCTGGTGGTGCAATGTTTACGTACTATGCGGCTACCGCGCCACAAATTACTGATGCTGCCCTACGTGGTACATCACAAACACAATTACTTGATAGTGAAGGACGCGTTTTCTACACAACAGGTAATCAAACTCGTCAAGTAGCCAAGACATCTGAACTTCCTAAGGAACTTCGTGATGCCGTTGTTGCTATTGAAGATCGTCGTTTCTACCAACACCACGGTGTTGATCCTCGACGTATCATTGGTGCCACATTTGCTAACATTATTGGGTCATCACTTGGTCTACAAGGTGGATCAACCTTGACGCAACAATTGGTCAAGTTGACAGTTTTCTCAACTGCAAGTGCTGATCAAACAATCAAGCGTAAAGCACAAGAAGCTTATCTAGCAACCAAGGTTGAAAAAGAATACAGTAAGAACGATATTCTAACCCTTTATATGAACAAAGTTTATATGGGTAATGGTGTATATGGTATGAAGACCGCTGCCAAGTACTACTATGGTAAAGCTGTCTCTGATTTAACACCTCCAGAAATTGCCTTGTTGGCCGGATTGCCTCAATCCCCTTCTGGTTATGATCCTTATACAAACCCTGAAGGGGCTACTAAGCGTCGTAATGATGTTTTGAGTGCCATGGCTACTTACGGAACGATTTCTGATAAGGAAGCTAAGGAATACATGAAGACGTCTGTTACTAAGGGATTGACTGATAGTCATCCTGAATCAGAAGCAAGTGTAGAAAATGCCAAAGTTTCTGATGCATACATTACTTCTACGCTTAATGAATTAACACGTCTTGGTTACGAGCCTGCCCGTGACGGACTAAAGGTAAAGACAAACTTGAATTCAAAGATTCAAGAGCGTGCCTACCAAATCACAAATGGTGAAGAAGCTGTCGCTTGGCCAAACGATGACGTCCAAGTTGGTTTGACAGTTACTGATCCTAAGAACGGTGGCGTTTTGGCACAAATTGGTGGACGTAAGACGGATCACGTCTTCGGACTAAACCGTGCCACACAACGTAGTCGATCAGCCGGATCAACAGCTAAGCCAATCGTGGATTACGGTCCAGCAATCGAATATCTAAACTGGCCTACTTACCGTGCGCTTGATGATAAAAAGTACACATACCCAGGTACAGATGTTCCGGTTAATAACTGGGACAACAAGTTCGAAGGTCCAATGACAATGCGCGAAGCATTAGCCAAGTCACGTAACATCCCTGCCATCCAAACATTCGAAGAAGTTGGAACAGAGCGTTCTTCTAAGTTCTTGGAAGGTCTAGGAATTAACATTAAGCCAGCCGATATGATTGCCGGAAACGCAATTGGTATTGATATCTCATCAGAACAAGAAGCTGCGGCTTTCTCAGCTTTCAGTAATGGTGGACAATACTTCAAACCAACTTACGTTTCAAGCCTACAAGATCAAGCTGGTGTAACCAAAGACTTTACCCCTTCTGGAACAACTGCCATGACTTCAGCAACTGCTTTCATGACAAACAGTATGATGCAATCAGTTATTTCTGATTCATATGCCAACATCGTCGCTACTTCAGCTTATGCACAAGCTGGTAAGACAGGTGTCGTTGGCTACGATACTGATATTCAAGTTCCAGACGGTGCTGCTTCTGATGCTTGGTTCACTGGATTCACTAAGTCTGCAACAATTTCCACTTGGGTTGGATATGATCAACCAAACGTTCCTGGTCATTATCTAATGCGTGGTGAAGAACAATATCTACCATTACGTACGTACAGTGCATTGATGAACTACATCATGTCTGGCGAAGTATTGAAGGATACTGATGGCACACCTTGGGAAACACCAAACTCTGTTAACACAGTAACAAAGTATGGTAAGACGGAATACGAAGTTTCAGGCGCAACATTTAACGACCCTGGTCTTAACATTGGTGCTCCTGCTCCCTCACGTCCAAGTAAGAAGTCTTCTTCTGAAAAGTCATCAACCTCTTCAGAAGAAGAATCAAGTAGTTCATCTTCTGAAAAAAAAACTAGCGTAACAGAATCTTCTTCTTCTGCTACTTCTCAAAGTGAACGCAAGGCTCGACGCCAAGCTGCATCTTCACAACCCGCTTAA
- a CDS encoding C39 family peptidase — protein MNEKRHFKMYKQGKIWVTALAGLGALAMGAVSVEAAEINVRKAPIAAQTVKVESNKEIDTKTTTKSVSSKTPEKKNVEEGISKSASLDQTDAKATLKSDSKLESTSKPENDTKAVKKESVAEADKPVKKSEVKSVVKTAEKVTPKKTTSDAEKDAEKPVVKNGWHGDKYFKNGKELTGQQTINGKTYLFGADGKAKKGFQTVGKNKQYYDNNFVQRKNGYVNLDKNSTYYLKDGNAIQGVRKFKDSKGKDKIEVYNAKTHKQLRNTYYILNKNTKAESAYYLGADGRAIQGIRKYKDSKGKTQIETYNWSTHKQMRNAYYMIDKGTKTPTNYYLGNDGRAIQGIRKYKDSKGKTQIETYNWSTHKQMRNAYYMIDKGTKTPTNYYLGKDGRAIQGIRKYKDSKGKTQIETYNWSTHKQMRNAYYMIDKGTKTPTNYYLGKDGRAIQGIRKYKDSKGKTQIETYNWSTHKQMRNAYYVIDKDKKVQSAYYLGSNGRAIKGLRQFGNNVEYYDNNFKRVANKWQTVKNTRYHFGKNGKATEVLLNYKYYSQLQQGAPQGCEGASMQMALSHKGRYVPSLKEIYKKTGSGYKVSPHKGFYGNPFGNGGAVTETIFASALAKSYKHAGAADLTGAKKKDIIRELNRGNAIVTWADYSWRLTGAHSFHVMSIVGYNNGSFLIADPYAYGKRTLWVNQNTWEYVNSNTQTLGYKAPRSMNMVIR, from the coding sequence ATGAACGAGAAACGTCATTTTAAAATGTATAAGCAAGGTAAGATTTGGGTTACAGCCTTGGCGGGACTAGGGGCATTAGCAATGGGAGCTGTGTCAGTAGAAGCCGCTGAAATTAACGTACGTAAGGCACCGATTGCGGCGCAAACAGTTAAAGTAGAGTCAAATAAAGAAATTGATACTAAGACAACTACTAAGTCTGTATCATCAAAGACGCCTGAAAAGAAAAACGTCGAAGAGGGAATTTCAAAGTCTGCTTCATTGGACCAGACTGATGCAAAAGCAACGCTTAAATCAGATAGTAAGTTGGAATCAACATCAAAGCCAGAAAACGACACTAAGGCAGTGAAAAAAGAATCTGTTGCTGAAGCAGACAAGCCAGTTAAAAAATCAGAAGTGAAGTCTGTCGTTAAGACAGCTGAAAAAGTAACACCTAAGAAGACAACCAGTGATGCAGAAAAAGATGCTGAAAAGCCTGTTGTTAAGAATGGATGGCATGGGGATAAGTACTTTAAGAATGGCAAGGAGCTAACTGGACAACAAACAATTAACGGAAAGACATACTTGTTTGGTGCAGACGGAAAAGCCAAGAAGGGCTTCCAAACAGTTGGCAAGAACAAGCAATACTACGATAACAACTTTGTTCAACGTAAAAACGGCTATGTTAATCTTGATAAAAATAGCACGTACTATCTAAAGGATGGTAATGCCATTCAAGGTGTCCGTAAGTTTAAGGATAGCAAGGGTAAGGATAAAATCGAAGTTTATAACGCAAAAACGCATAAGCAACTTCGCAATACTTACTATATTTTGAATAAAAATACTAAGGCAGAAAGTGCTTACTACCTAGGAGCAGATGGTCGCGCTATCCAAGGAATTCGTAAGTACAAAGATAGTAAGGGAAAGACACAAATCGAAACTTATAATTGGTCAACACATAAGCAAATGCGAAATGCTTATTACATGATTGATAAGGGAACCAAGACACCTACTAACTATTACTTAGGTAATGATGGTCGTGCGATCCAAGGGATCCGCAAGTACAAGGATAGTAAGGGAAAGACACAAATTGAAACTTATAACTGGTCAACACATAAGCAAATGCGAAATGCTTACTACATGATCGATAAGGGAACCAAGACACCTACTAACTATTACTTAGGTAAGGACGGTCGTGCCATCCAAGGAATCCGCAAGTACAAGGATAGTAAGGGAAAGACACAAATCGAAACTTATAACTGGTCAACACATAAGCAAATGCGAAATGCTTATTACATGATCGATAAGGGAACCAAGACGCCTACTAACTATTACTTAGGTAAGGACGGTCGTGCCATCCAAGGAATCCGTAAGTACAAGGATAGTAAGGGAAAGACACAAATTGAAACTTATAACTGGTCAACACATAAGCAAATGCGAAATGCTTACTATGTCATTGATAAGGATAAGAAGGTTCAAAGTGCTTACTATCTAGGATCAAATGGTCGTGCCATTAAGGGCTTACGTCAATTTGGAAATAATGTTGAATACTACGATAATAATTTCAAGCGTGTAGCCAATAAGTGGCAAACGGTTAAGAATACACGTTATCACTTTGGAAAGAATGGTAAGGCAACAGAAGTATTGTTGAATTACAAGTATTATTCACAACTACAACAAGGCGCACCACAAGGATGTGAAGGGGCTTCAATGCAAATGGCCTTGTCACATAAGGGGCGTTATGTGCCTTCATTGAAGGAAATTTACAAGAAGACTGGTTCTGGCTACAAAGTAAGTCCACATAAGGGATTCTACGGAAACCCATTCGGAAATGGTGGGGCAGTTACTGAAACAATTTTTGCAAGTGCGCTAGCTAAGAGCTACAAGCATGCAGGAGCGGCCGATTTGACGGGAGCCAAGAAGAAGGACATTATTCGTGAATTGAATCGCGGAAACGCAATTGTTACCTGGGCGGACTATTCATGGCGCCTAACAGGAGCACATTCTTTCCACGTTATGTCTATTGTTGGTTACAATAATGGAAGTTTCTTGATTGCGGATCCATATGCTTATGGAAAGCGTACTCTTTGGGTGAACCAAAACACATGGGAATATGTAAATTCAAATACACAAACATTGGGTTATAAAGCACCACGTTCAATGAACATGGTTATTCGTTAA
- a CDS encoding DnaD domain-containing protein, protein MDNQEKITAFFNAPTVSLNVYLMTHYRELGMTNDEFLLMTHIQSQMVMLDGDVDIHGLEKSLGWTSNTISKIVEQLREKGYMTDHAKRDRDGKVATQLDFSPLYLKLITLDADALATETVSSRVETQREGVLEQVNTSQNSSLSRADIFNMVEREFGRPLSPIEINTIKNWFEIDHFRPDFIQVAIQEAVLNNALNLRYIETILASWQKKNYHSLQDVYNEKQKHQQFKQRESNDLPDVAWDVDIQNTDWSKF, encoded by the coding sequence ATGGACAATCAAGAAAAAATAACAGCATTTTTTAATGCCCCTACGGTAAGTCTTAATGTGTATCTAATGACACATTATAGAGAGCTAGGGATGACCAATGATGAATTTTTATTAATGACGCATATTCAGAGCCAAATGGTGATGTTAGATGGCGATGTGGATATCCATGGCTTAGAAAAAAGCTTAGGCTGGACATCTAACACCATTTCTAAAATTGTGGAACAACTACGTGAAAAGGGTTATATGACAGATCATGCCAAACGAGATCGAGATGGTAAGGTGGCGACACAATTAGATTTTTCACCCTTGTATTTAAAGCTAATTACTTTGGATGCTGATGCTTTGGCTACTGAAACAGTGTCGTCACGTGTAGAAACGCAACGAGAAGGTGTTTTAGAGCAAGTTAATACATCTCAGAACAGTTCTCTATCACGTGCTGATATTTTTAATATGGTTGAGAGAGAATTTGGACGTCCATTGAGTCCGATTGAAATTAATACAATTAAGAACTGGTTTGAAATTGATCATTTCCGACCAGATTTTATTCAAGTGGCAATTCAAGAAGCCGTACTAAATAATGCGTTGAATTTACGTTATATCGAAACGATTTTAGCTTCTTGGCAAAAGAAGAATTATCATTCATTACAGGATGTCTATAATGAAAAACAAAAACATCAACAATTTAAACAACGTGAATCAAATGACTTACCAGATGTAGCATGGGATGTAGATATTCAAAATACGGATTGGTCTAAGTTTTAA
- a CDS encoding GA module-containing protein → MMPFNTLPNLTDEEKKVFQDKIKELDKISDINPILEDALAQDAQNLNAAKDEAKKNIDKMDNLSKDEKDAFKNEIDGVTDIKDIKPIEDKAAEKDAQNLKDAKDEAKKNIDKMNNLSDKEKQDFKDRVDGATKVEDVKAIEKEAQDLNDKNKAELDKHKDDANKGIDGLDNLTPEEKDKIKEDINNGKTKEDVNKIVEEAEKADKEKQAEKDNDNNKPDQIGQTPLINLIIKSGDKILLNISDVVNNKDSKHDEWKQFVENTHAFENHVRQWGKKHGYELTEIQVREIQVLMSMLMSERAAKANSFENGKAYEVVVEMVPVDSKDDSNKSTDDDKNGTNKPNTDGKNDSNKSTDTDKNGIDNPKTDGKDDSNKSTDDDKNGTDKPNTDGKDDSNKSTDTDKNGIDNPKTDGKDDSNKSTDDDKNGVIENMAFDTNKLKTDKVSLKDAVESSGSKKAEQEELPNTGSETTNTTAALAGLAVLLGTMGTFFRRKKG, encoded by the coding sequence ATGATGCCATTCAATACTTTGCCCAATCTAACTGATGAGGAAAAGAAGGTATTTCAAGATAAAATAAAGGAACTTGATAAGATTTCAGATATTAATCCTATTTTGGAAGATGCATTAGCTCAAGACGCCCAAAACTTGAACGCAGCCAAGGACGAAGCCAAGAAGAACATCGATAAGATGGACAACTTGAGCAAGGACGAAAAGGATGCCTTCAAGAATGAAATTGATGGTGTAACAGATATCAAGGACATTAAGCCGATTGAAGATAAGGCCGCCGAAAAGGATGCCCAAAACTTGAAGGACGCCAAGGACGAAGCTAAGAAGAACATCGATAAGATGAACAACTTGTCAGATAAGGAAAAGCAAGACTTTAAGGATCGCGTAGATGGGGCAACTAAGGTTGAAGACGTCAAGGCAATCGAAAAGGAAGCGCAAGACCTAAACGACAAGAACAAGGCTGAATTGGACAAGCACAAGGATGACGCCAACAAGGGTATCGACGGCTTGGATAACTTGACACCAGAAGAAAAAGACAAGATCAAGGAAGACATCAACAACGGTAAGACGAAGGAAGATGTGAACAAGATCGTCGAAGAAGCTGAAAAGGCCGACAAGGAAAAGCAAGCTGAAAAGGACAACGATAACAATAAGCCAGATCAGATTGGACAAACACCCCTTATTAACTTGATTATTAAATCTGGTGATAAGATTTTGTTAAATATTTCTGACGTTGTGAATAACAAGGATTCAAAACACGATGAATGGAAGCAATTTGTAGAAAATACTCATGCGTTTGAAAATCATGTACGTCAATGGGGAAAGAAGCATGGATATGAATTAACTGAAATTCAAGTTCGTGAAATTCAAGTATTGATGAGTATGCTTATGTCTGAACGGGCCGCTAAAGCAAACTCATTTGAAAATGGCAAGGCGTATGAAGTTGTTGTAGAAATGGTGCCAGTGGACAGCAAGGATGATTCAAACAAGTCAACAGATGATGACAAGAATGGAACAAACAAGCCAAACACAGATGGTAAGAATGATTCAAACAAGTCAACAGACACTGACAAGAATGGAATAGACAATCCAAAGACAGACGGTAAGGATGATTCAAACAAGTCAACAGATGATGACAAGAACGGAACAGACAAGCCAAACACAGATGGTAAGGATGATTCAAACAAGTCAACAGACACTGACAAGAATGGAATAGACAATCCAAAGACAGACGGTAAGGATGATTCAAACAAGTCAACAGATGATGACAAGAATGGTGTAATTGAAAATATGGCCTTTGACACAAACAAGTTAAAGACTGATAAGGTTTCATTGAAAGATGCGGTCGAATCATCTGGCTCAAAAAAAGCAGAGCAAGAAGAACTGCCAAATACAGGATCAGAGACTACTAATACTACTGCGGCATTAGCTGGATTAGCGGTTCTGTTGGGAACAATGGGAACTTTCTTCCGTCGTAAGAAGGGTTAA